From one Verrucomicrobiia bacterium genomic stretch:
- a CDS encoding DUF3309 family protein translates to MTLGTILLIVLVLLLIGALPNWGYSRSWGRGPAGILGIILI, encoded by the coding sequence ATGACACTCGGAACGATCCTTCTTATAGTTTTGGTGCTTTTGCTTATCGGAGCCTTGCCAAACTGGGGTTACAGCCGCAGTTGGGGCAGAGGACCAGCCGGCATACTCGGTATTATTCTCATAG